A region of Granulicella aggregans DNA encodes the following proteins:
- the leuD gene encoding 3-isopropylmalate dehydratase small subunit, whose amino-acid sequence MLAINILTSTAAPLDISNIDTDQIIPKQFLKKIERTGYGEFLFFDWRRVQDGPSAGEADASFVLNNPDYAGAKILIAGKNFGCGSSREHAAWALTDFGFLAVIAPSFADIFFSNAGKNGMILVRLSEEDVNLLTHRSAARPGHSITINLEEQTVTDDEGFSAKFEIDPFRKYCLLNGLDDIGLTLRHEAELDVFEKQHDTAFWTMPRSATA is encoded by the coding sequence ATGCTGGCAATCAATATTCTTACTTCTACAGCGGCACCGCTCGATATCTCGAATATCGATACCGACCAGATTATTCCAAAGCAATTTCTTAAGAAAATCGAGCGGACTGGTTACGGAGAGTTTCTTTTTTTCGATTGGCGTCGAGTTCAGGATGGGCCCAGCGCTGGTGAGGCTGACGCCTCTTTCGTGTTGAACAATCCGGACTACGCTGGCGCGAAGATTCTGATTGCGGGCAAGAACTTCGGCTGCGGAAGTTCACGCGAGCACGCGGCATGGGCACTCACCGACTTTGGCTTTCTTGCGGTGATTGCGCCTAGCTTCGCGGACATCTTCTTCTCAAATGCAGGCAAAAACGGAATGATTCTCGTCCGGCTCTCCGAGGAAGACGTAAACCTGCTGACGCATCGCAGCGCGGCTCGACCGGGGCATTCAATCACCATCAACCTGGAAGAGCAGACGGTGACGGATGACGAAGGCTTCTCCGCGAAGTTCGAGATCGATCCGTTTCGGAAGTATTGCCTGCTGAATGGGCTGGACGATATTGGGCTGACGCTGCGCCATGAGGCTGAGTTGGATGTGTTTGAGAAGCAGCATGACACTGCGTTCTGGACGATGCCGCGAAGCGCAACTGCTTGA